The following are from one region of the Bactrocera oleae isolate idBacOlea1 chromosome 6, idBacOlea1, whole genome shotgun sequence genome:
- the Ugt316A1 gene encoding UDP-glycosyltransferase UGT4, producing MAKVITTVALLSMLGAPLHFVYGANVLAVLPSVWKSHYLFGKRLLQQLVEIQSNYSVTLISPHAEEYPVQQKIREIRIDGLRENWEEMGLPFDVEQSRQRSILEHFTRLMYAGATNVDLLLGDAKVRKLVRSGEQFDLFVVDLFLSDSLLGLAHYYQIPTVVISPTGANTWLNQMTGNPQSSALDPSIFLPYSERMGLWQRSVNTLMGLFEKLTYNFFYMISQEAVYTKHFHALCQLANTTLPHHRDLTKNLSLVLINSHPIVQYPRAYLPNMLEIAGAHLRGAQKQIELPTHIAYFIESAAKGTVYISLGADARIADIAREKLDTLLDVITDLKDYNFLIKWEDPKFYTSLPKNAMIAEWWPQEPILTHTNVKVFISTCGLMSIIESINGLTPMLAIPIVPEQEVSARRLQQLGIGQMISFDAFTYDALSLNIQKLATHRNYALQVAEMRLLLNSTYGTPIARSIHYIELVLKSAGGGDFLKSHANELNFMRSELVDVLAIIVLGLFVIIAVPFLVTCCILRSSYINQTALQATAVGGHRATLKVIGRTNSPSGVAAVNDSPILHWHRRSSAVQATGVLNPPSSPSASSTTSSISAVSTASSAASSVGGSPQARNDVGGGGDGVTKREKFARLAAMKTSQKTD from the exons atggcGAAGGTAATCACTACCGTAGCTTTGCTGTCTATGCTCGGTGCGCCGTTACACTTTGTGTATGGCGCAAATGTGCTTGCTGTGCTGCCAAGCGTTTGGAAGTCGCATTATCTCTTTGGTAAACGCTTACTGCAACAATTGGTGGAAATACAGTCCAACTATTCGGTTACATTGATAAGTCCACATGCCGAAGAGTATCCAGTGCAGCAGAAAATACGCGAAATACGCATTGATGGTTTACGAGAAAACTGGGAGGAGATGGGTTTGCCCTTCGATGTGGAGCAATCACGGCAACGCTCAATTCTGGAGCATTTTACCCGATTAATGTATGCCGGCGCGACTAATGTTGATTTGTTACTTGGCGATGCAAAGGTGCGAAAATTAGTACGCAGCGGAGAACAGTTCGATTTGTTTGTGGTTGATCTTTTTCTCAGCGATTCGCTATTAGG CTTAGCGCATTACTATCAAATACCCACCGTTGTAATAAGTCCCACTGGTGCAAATACATGGCTTAATCAGATGACCGGAAATCCACAAAGCTCAGCACTCGATCCCAGTATTTTCTTGCCCTACTCGGAGCGCATGGGTTTATGGCAGCGTAGCGTAAATACCCTAATGGGTCTTTTTGAAAAGTTGACCTATAA CTTTTTTTACATGATCTCACAAGAAGCCGTTTACACGAAACACTTTCACGCATTATGCCAGCTTGCCAACACCACGTTACCACATCACCGCGATCTAACTAAAAACCTTAGCCTTGTTTTAATAAACTCACATCCTATAGTGCAATATCCGCGCGCTTACTTGCCAAATATGCTGGAGATTGCTGGCGCACACTTGCGTGGCGCACAAAAGCAAATCGAACTGCCTaca CATATTGCCTACTTTATAGAATCTGCAGCAAAAGGAACGGTTTACATAAGTCTTGGAGCTGATGCGCGAATTGCAGATATAGCGCGTGAAAAACTGGACACTCTCTTGGACGTTATTACAGATCTGAAGGACTACAATTTCCTAATCAAATGGGAAGATCCAAAATTTTATACATCACTACCGAAGAATGCAATGATTGCCGAATGGTGGCCACAGGAACCCATTTTaa CGCACACCAATGTAAAAGTATTCATTAGCACCTGTGGCCTAATGAGTATTATTGAATCCATAAATGGCCTCACACCGATGCTTGCCATACCGATCGTTCCCGAGCAGGAGGTGAGCGCTAGACGCTTACAGCAGCTGGGCATCGGGCAAATGATCTCCTTCGATGCATTTACTTATGATGCACTCTCATTGAATATACAAAAGCTGGCGACACATCGCAACTATGCTTTGCAAGTAGCTGAAATGCGGCTCCTGCTGAACTCTACATACGGCACCCCAATCGCCAGGAGCATACATTATATTGAGCTAGTTTTAAAAAGCGCAGGTGGCGGCGATTTTCTCAAATCCCATGCAAATGAGTTGAACTTTATGCGTTCTGAATTAGTAGATGTGCTGGCCATAATTGTTTTGGGCTTATTTGTGATTATAGCAGTGCCATTTTTAGTTACCTGTTGTATACTACGAAGTTCGTACATAAATCAGACAGCGCTACAAGCTACGGCTGTCGGTGGGCATCGTGCGACTTTGAAAGTGATCGGACGCACAAATTCGCCCAGTGGTGTGGCGGCAGTCAACGATTCACCGATTTTACACTGGCATCGGCGCAGCAGTGCAGTGCAAGCTACTGGTGTTCTCAACCCACCATCGTCACCATCTGCTTCGTCTACCACGTCGAGCATTTCAGCGGTATCAACTGCCTCGTCAGCTGCATCTTCGGTAGGTGGTTCGCCACAGGCACGAAACGATGTGGGTGGCGGTGGTGATGGCGTCACGAAGCGTGAAAAATTCGCACGACTAGCGGCCATGAAGACATCGCAAAAAACCGATTAA